The Pseudomonas sp. KU26590 genomic sequence GTTCTTCGATCAGGCTGTCGAACGGTGCCTTGTCCTGGGCCAGCGCGCGCGATGCCCGAAACGCACTGATCATGCCCCGCGCCATCTGCTCCCAGTCGAGGATGATGGTTCGATAGGGGATGTACAGAAACAGCAGACGCAACGTGTTGCGCTCATGGGGCTGCAATGAACCGTAGTCGACGAACAGCTCGGCGATGGCGTCGTTCCACGCCAGAATGTCGAGTCGGGCATTGCGCACATACGCCGGAATGGGGTTGATCGCGCGCACCAGCATCTCCAGGCCGTCCGTTACCCCGCCGCCGGTCGCAGCCACCGGCACCTCCAGGGCGGAAAGGGCATACAGGTGCGCGGACTCCACACGATCGAGCTTGAGGACTTTGGATATCCGTTGCAGCGCGTCCGGCGAGGGCTGAATGTCACGGCCCTGCTCAAGCCAGGTGTACCAACTGACGCTGACCCCGGCGAGCGCCGCTACTTCCTCTCGACGCAATCCCGGCGTGCGCCGCGGCCCTTCTGGCAGGCCGAAATCTTTCGGATCAAGGCGCGCCCGTCGGCTGGACAGAAAATTGCCGAACTCACGCCGCTGCTCTATCGAAGGTCTTTTAGCCATAACTCGCTCGTGGTCCGCGTTTTGGTTGATCGCGGAAAACCGGCATCGTGGGTCAAGGCCTGGCGTGGGTCAAGCCGGTCAAGGTATCGACGATGGCTTTGGGCTGGAGTCTGGTGTCCAGTCCGTTGGCATCCAGCGCGTTGTCGAGCCGACAGTCTCTGGCGAAATATAGCTATTGCGCAAATACCGCCATATTAAGCCGGTAGCAGTGCACGCCACGCCCAACCTTACGTTTAAATAAATATACTTGGTCTTCGTCAGAGACAGTGAAGCTGTCGAGCAACAACATTAGCATCCGTTCTTCAACCCTGGGTGCAGTGCGTGGCGCTGTTATTCTGCCGCCGTTTGTTATCGAGAGCCAATATGACCAATGCAGTCTGGGCATGGTACCGGTAGTGTGAGCTCGCTCGATGACCTGCATGGCTCCTGTTCAGTTGAGAGGCCCGTCACTCATGGACAGGGTAAAAACGAAAGAGAGCCGACGAAAACGAACAATCATCCGTCGAGGCTTACCGACGTCAGGTTGAAATGGTAATGTCGTGAAGGTTCCAATCACCCCGTCATCTTACCGGCAACACAGTAAGTGTTGCGACTTCACGAGCCCTGGGGCGGACTGGCGTCATGAACCTCGCCCTATCAACTAACGGTTTTGCATACAAACGGTAATCGCATGAATGATCGGCATACCTGCTGGCTCAGCGCGGTCGATGAAAAGAAAATAGCGGCGGACGATTTGATCAACAGGGCCCACTCCTTGCTGTTTTCAGCTCGTATGATCATGGGAATAATGGCTATGAACGCTGGCTCAGCTCCATCAACCAAGGAACAGAGTCTGAAGGGGCTGAGAATAAAACCGCTAACCCCTGCTGAATCCGATGCGCTTGCGAGGCAACTGCAAAACTCGCTCAGTTTGGTGAGCGCTGAGATAAAAGTATTTATTCCTGAAGCTGAACGTGTAGTCGAATCCCTCTCAGCTCAGCCCTCCAAAATAGAGCCAGATAACGAGACTCGGCCCTTAGTGGAATCCCAGCTTGCTCTAAAACAACGGATAGAGGTCCTCGCGGGGTTGGTTGCCAAAGAGTAGCGGCGCTTGAGAGGACATGCTGCAATCGTCAGCGCTGCACAAGCCTCAATGCCTAACACTTGCAAACCCATGCCCGGCTTTTCAAAGTATCAACACGTACAGTTCCCGCGTTTGCTTATGGAAACACGATCAGAAAAAACATGAACATTTTGGCAGGGGCGATATATGCGAATTAGTCTGGTTCATACGATGGCTCTGCTCGCAGGGCTGTTTTGTGTTGGTGACGTGCGTGCCGAAGGCAAAAGCTTTGTGCACCCCGGGATGCTGAGTACGGAAGAGGATTTTTCCCGAGCCAGGCGGCTTGTGGCTGCCAATGTATCGCCTGCCGCCGACAGCTGGCGTCTTCTCGAGAAGAGTCAGTATGCCGCTGCAACCTATACACCTAATGCAGTGCAAAAAGTTGTTCGTGGAAACCCGTCTTGGGCCAAGGACAATTATGGCCTGCTCTATCGCGATGCGGCGGCTGCCTACCAGTTGGCGGTACGTTGGAAAATATCTGGCAACGTCGACTACGCGAATGCAGCAATAAAAATCCTGGATGACTGGTCAGGTCATCTGACCGACGTCATAGGCACCAGCGATCGCTACTTGGCCTCTGGCCTCTATGGCTACGAGTTAGCCAATGCCGCAGAGATTATGAGAACTTACCCAGGCTGGAAAAACCTTCCACAATTCCAGACGATGATGGTCAAAGTCTTTTATCAGATGAACCATGACTTCATTACTAATCATAATACGTTGGGCGCGGCGGGGTTGCACTATTGGGCGAATTGGGATTTAGCCAACCTTGCCTCAATGATGGCGATTGGAGTTTTAGTGGACCGGCATGATATCTACAAAGAAGCCATGACCTATGTGGTGCAAGGCAGTGGGAATGGGGCTTTCCCAAATGCAATGTGGAAAGTCTACCCCGGGACATACGGCGCAGTTGGACTCGCGCAAGTGCAGGAAAGTGGTCGAGACCAGGGCCATTCGACACTCGATATTGCGTTGATTGGCGTGATTTGCCAGATGGCGTGGAATCAGCATGATGATGTATTTGGTTTTGATAACAATCTGGCTGCCAAGGCCAGCGAGTATGTCGCCAAGTATAACCTCTGGAACAATGTGCCGTGGACAAACTACACCACCGCCGACGGATCTGTGCAAACCGAAATTTCACCCGCCAGCAGGGGGAGCACCCGACCCATGTGGACGCTGATGTACAACCACTATGTCGGTATTCGAGGGCTGTCGTTACCGTACACCAAAAAAATGATGGATAAGTTCGGTCCTGAGGCGGGTGCTTACGGAGCCAACAGTGGGGGATTTGATCAGCTGGGGTACGGGTCACTCTTATTTTCAAACTACCTGGAAACGGCCGTGCGCAAGCAGTAAGAAACTGCAATTAGCGGCTGGCTTCGCTCAGTGCTAGCCGGTAATTCGCCGGAATCTGCTGAAAAAAGAAACCCCCGCCTCCAACAGGGTGCAATGAACAATGACTCCCACGCCGGAAGTCATCGCGTTATGAAAGCGTACTTCGCCTGATGACCACATCGAGGGCGCATGGTGTGGCCGGTGCACGCGGCCCCGCCATTAATTTCTGGTCAGACTGAAGAGTCAACTTGCACCTGCGTGTGCTTTATTAATTACGGCGATAGTTATTCAGAAACCTAACGAAGAGGCCCTTTTATCTTACTTTGCGTCTGGAAGGGACTTTCTCCATAGTGGTCTTTGTAATACTTTGAAAACAGCCCGGCATCCGAAAACCCCCAATTCAGAGCGATGCCTTGCCAAGACAGACGAATGTTCTCATTCATCAACTCGTTTCGAGCGCACTCCAACCTTACTCGCCTGAGGTATTGCATGGGCGTGGTGTTCTTGTAAGCTCTGAACCCAAGCTGGATATTCCGTACGCTGGTGGATGCGTACTTTGCAAGATCGGCAATCAGTACGTCTTCCTTGGCGTGGGCGTGGATATAGTCAATTGCTTTTGATACATGCCGAGGAACAAATGATTTTTTCTGGGCTTCAATCTTACTCGTAAAATTATGAGGTATCGTGTCTATGATCGTTGCGATCAGCGCCTGCTTCAAGTAAGAAACGGCGAGCGGCGAATCCACCCCTCCCTCACTATTCACGCTGCTTCGGATACAGTTGATAATCGCGTTCAATCCATTCCAGGGTGATGCGGTGGAGGGCAGTAATGGTTTGAACTCTACTCTGTCAAACTCCCCAAAGCCTCGCGCGCCTTCCAGTTGGCGAGAGACCAGGTCTGCTTCTATCATGACGGTGTCTGTATACGTGCCTGGAGAAAACTGGCCTTCAACCAGCCGTGAGCTATCGATGATGCAGAGTTGCCCTGATGCATGAACACGTCCCTGCTTGTTCATTTCCCATGTCGATTGACCTTGGTGCGTGAAGGAGACGAAGTACACGTCCGTACTCTGCTGCTTTTCAAAGCCCCAACCGGACCGGCTAGACGTCGAGCATACAAACATGTCTCCCAGGGAGTAGGTAATCTTTCGATAGTCCAATCGCCCGCCGCCTGAAAAATTTAACGCAGGCGATAATCCGCACTTGTCGTAGTAGGACCACAGCTCTTCTTCATCTTCGAAATGAACTTTAGACAAGGAAAATTCAGTCATAACTAAACCTATCATCTCGGCCTATGACGTACTGCGACGTGAGCCAAGGACTTCTTTACCGCTATCGAGTCCTTCGATGCGAAACACTGCAATTCTATAACGCCACTATGGCATTATTGTAAAGGGAACGTACGTGCGTCAACGAGTAATCGCTTCATGGCTACGCGTTCCAGCCCAGACAGACGTTGCTGGATTCATGTGTAACGCTTTTGACACGAAACTTACTTGGCCTGGAGGCGATCGGGAGGCTTAGAGAGCCTTCGTCTGCCCACTCTGCCCGCGCCTGGGTGTATGACAGCGTCCACCATCCAAACAGTCCAAGCAGTCCAAGCAGTCCAAGCCCAGACCGCAGTC encodes the following:
- a CDS encoding helix-turn-helix transcriptional regulator, which encodes MAKRPSIEQRREFGNFLSSRRARLDPKDFGLPEGPRRTPGLRREEVAALAGVSVSWYTWLEQGRDIQPSPDALQRISKVLKLDRVESAHLYALSALEVPVAATGGGVTDGLEMLVRAINPIPAYVRNARLDILAWNDAIAELFVDYGSLQPHERNTLRLLFLYIPYRTIILDWEQMARGMISAFRASRALAQDKAPFDSLIEELSTLSPEFKEWWQDTEVKGFEEGRKRLLHPISGHIDFTYVALTPEGRPDLSLVTYIPRHTAYDSRS
- a CDS encoding alginate lyase family protein, encoding MALLAGLFCVGDVRAEGKSFVHPGMLSTEEDFSRARRLVAANVSPAADSWRLLEKSQYAAATYTPNAVQKVVRGNPSWAKDNYGLLYRDAAAAYQLAVRWKISGNVDYANAAIKILDDWSGHLTDVIGTSDRYLASGLYGYELANAAEIMRTYPGWKNLPQFQTMMVKVFYQMNHDFITNHNTLGAAGLHYWANWDLANLASMMAIGVLVDRHDIYKEAMTYVVQGSGNGAFPNAMWKVYPGTYGAVGLAQVQESGRDQGHSTLDIALIGVICQMAWNQHDDVFGFDNNLAAKASEYVAKYNLWNNVPWTNYTTADGSVQTEISPASRGSTRPMWTLMYNHYVGIRGLSLPYTKKMMDKFGPEAGAYGANSGGFDQLGYGSLLFSNYLETAVRKQ
- a CDS encoding AraC family transcriptional regulator translates to MTEFSLSKVHFEDEEELWSYYDKCGLSPALNFSGGGRLDYRKITYSLGDMFVCSTSSRSGWGFEKQQSTDVYFVSFTHQGQSTWEMNKQGRVHASGQLCIIDSSRLVEGQFSPGTYTDTVMIEADLVSRQLEGARGFGEFDRVEFKPLLPSTASPWNGLNAIINCIRSSVNSEGGVDSPLAVSYLKQALIATIIDTIPHNFTSKIEAQKKSFVPRHVSKAIDYIHAHAKEDVLIADLAKYASTSVRNIQLGFRAYKNTTPMQYLRRVRLECARNELMNENIRLSWQGIALNWGFSDAGLFSKYYKDHYGESPFQTQSKIKGPLR